A stretch of DNA from Halopiger xanaduensis SH-6:
GACCACGTCTTCGCCGACCTCGAGGAGTGGCGATCCCACGTCGAGGACGTGAAAAACGAGGGTGCGGTGACGATCGAAGGCGAACACGAGCGAAAGGACGGGAGTACCTATCCGGCGGAAGTCAACGTGAGCTACATCGAACTGGATCGCGAGTACATGGTCGCCGTCGCCCGCGACATCACCGAGCGGAAGAAGCAGGAACAGCGCCTCTCAACGCTAATCGCGAACGTTCCCGGCGTGGTGTATCGCTGTAAGAACGAGCGCGGCTGGCCGATGGAATTCGTCAGCGACGCCTGTAACGAGGTGACCGGTTACGATCCCGAGGCGCTCGAGCGGGGCGAGGTTAGCTGGGGCGACGACGTTATGCACGAGGATGATCGCGAGAGGGTGTGGGAGACGGTGCAACAACAAGCGGCGAAGGGAGAGCCGTTCTCCACGACCTATCGTATCGAAACTGCCGGGGGCGAGCGGCGGTGGGTCAGAAGTTACGGCCGGAACGTCTTCAACGACGAGCGGAATCGCGTCGAGGTCGAGGGAATCATCTCCGATATCACGGAACGGAAACGCCTCGAAGCCACGCTCAAGGAACGCCGGCGCCAGCTCGAGGAGTCGAACGAACGGTTAGAGCAGTTCGCCTACGCCGCCTCCCACGACCTGCAGGAACCGCTGCGGATGGTCACGAGCTACCTGCAACTCCTCGAGCGACGGTACGACGACGCCCTCGACGACGACGGCGAAGAATTCCTCGAGTTCGCGGTCGACGGCGCCGACCGCATGCGCGAGATGATCGATGGGCTCCTCGAGTACTCCCGCATCGATACGCAGGGAGATCCGTTCGAACCGGTCGAGTTGGAGTCGCTCGTCGAGGAAGTACAGGACGACCTCCGGATGCGGATCGACGAGACCGATGCTCGAATTACCGTCGGCGATCTCCCCCGCGTCAACGGCGACGAGAGCCAGTTGCGGCAGGTATTCCAGAACCTCTTCAAGAACGCGATTACGTACAGCGGTGACGAATCGCCGCGGATTCGCGTCGATGCGAGTCGGCGAGGAGACAGGTGGGTAATTTCCGTTCACGACGACGGTATCGGCATCGATCCCGAGCAGCAGGATCGGATCTTCGACGTGTTCCAGCGCCTTCACAGCCAGAGCGAGCATTCCGGTACGGGAATCGGCCTCGCGCTCTGTCAACGCATCGTCGAGCGTCACGACGGCGAGCTCCGGGTCGACTCCGAACCCGGCGACGGATCGACGTTCTCGTTCACGCTCCCCGCCGCGTGATCGAGTCGGCGTTCTCCGACCGGTTACCGAGAGCTCTCGTCGGCGCCCGTCGCCTCGAGGACCTCCTCGACGGACAGTTCCTCGCCGTCGAGTTCGATCCACATCGCGTCGGGCTGGTCGACGTCAATCGACGTGATCGGGCCGACGACGGTGAACGCGTCGCCGTAGCCGCCGCCCGTAACGCCGCCGGCGCGGGTCGTGCCGTCGTCAGCTTCCTCGACGAAGTCCTCCGCCTCGTACGTTCCGCCCTCGATCCGCCCGCCGGAGGGACTCTCGTACGGCGCGTCTGCGAATTCGACGGCGCCATCGGCCGAGAACTCGTAGCCGGCAAGCTGTGCGTCGGGTTCGGTGACGAACGCGAGCAGGTGTTCCTCCGGCTCGGTTTCGTCCGAGCCCTCGCCGTCGTCGCCGCTGCTGTCGTCCGGCGACGGGTCGGCGCCGTCACTGCCGCCGCCT
This window harbors:
- a CDS encoding PAS domain S-box protein encodes the protein MPSSPRADTDAAVRDRVRQQEVIANLGRRALETDDLDQLLHDTADAVAETLDTEYAAVLELLPDGDNAMLRQGVGWRDGLVDSETVSADRGSLAGATLRSDEAVVVTDLRTDERVSGSELLTSHDIVSGISVRIGAPENPWGVLGTHTTDEQGFTEHDATFVRSVAKLLESAIESDRSQEERVAIYDRISDGFFALNEDWEFTYLNERAHELINPEGRELVGKNVWNEFSGAMNRAFKPKYERAMYEQETIAFEEYYPAPLDSWFEVRAYPSETGLSVYFRDITERKEREEELELFRTLLDNTYDSVLVIDPPTGRFLDANETACQRLGYDRDELLELTVPDMDHVFADLEEWRSHVEDVKNEGAVTIEGEHERKDGSTYPAEVNVSYIELDREYMVAVARDITERKKQEQRLSTLIANVPGVVYRCKNERGWPMEFVSDACNEVTGYDPEALERGEVSWGDDVMHEDDRERVWETVQQQAAKGEPFSTTYRIETAGGERRWVRSYGRNVFNDERNRVEVEGIISDITERKRLEATLKERRRQLEESNERLEQFAYAASHDLQEPLRMVTSYLQLLERRYDDALDDDGEEFLEFAVDGADRMREMIDGLLEYSRIDTQGDPFEPVELESLVEEVQDDLRMRIDETDARITVGDLPRVNGDESQLRQVFQNLFKNAITYSGDESPRIRVDASRRGDRWVISVHDDGIGIDPEQQDRIFDVFQRLHSQSEHSGTGIGLALCQRIVERHDGELRVDSEPGDGSTFSFTLPAA